Within Triticum dicoccoides isolate Atlit2015 ecotype Zavitan chromosome 1B, WEW_v2.0, whole genome shotgun sequence, the genomic segment CGTTGCACAATTTAATCTTTTCCCACGATACAAGtatcacacaccacacacacaattAGATTCTTCGGCTGAACGTTCACGAGCACGTGAAGACACGAACGGAACGTGCGTACGACTCCGACGTGTCACCCGATCGACGAGCGACGAGTACGTTTGACGTGTCATGTCGAGTGCAAGTTGCACAGCTCGCAACGATGGATGCGTGTACGTGGAAACAATCAATTTAAATTAGTGGCGCGAAACCGGACAGCATTATGTGTATATATATGCGTGGCCAATCGACACAAACAACGCCATGATTACGATGTGATGATCGATCAGTGTCCAGCAGTGTGTGTAGGTAATAATTGGATAGGAACTTGttaacttttttattttttatttttttgcggcTGATCCATCGACCGATCATGTGATGATAAACTGATTCTGTGGAGGAGTGAGTGAGGGAGTACGTACTTGGCTCCGCGATAGGCCCGTCTGCCGCGCCAGGATGTGCTTATCCACGTCGCTCGGGTACCTGGATCAGAACATGACAATTTAAGGTAACCTAGCAGCTTCCAAGTCTACATACAGTTATAGTGAGAGGTTACAAGTCTAGCTACAACGAACAAACCTaacttgtatttactagaatttgtCTTAAATAACTTTAGATGGAGATGTAGGGATTGTTTAGTACAAGGGCATATCTAAGGGATACTGGTGTGTATTTCTTTTATGAGGGTAGTGTTGTGTATGTTTTGTACTTTTGTTCATATGTGTAAATGCATATATGGAATATTCCTACAAGACAAGTGTGGTATTTGATGTGGACATTCTAATAACACTGCCAGAGGAAAAAGAGCATCTGTCCGCGTATGAATATACCTAGATATAGTTGGAAGTTGTGTTTAGGTGAATAATTAGGACAGCAATTAAAAAATTAGGAGAGTGAACATAAGCAAAATGGCACATAGATGGGGACATATGAAGGAACCTAAGTGTGGCATCAGATCAAAAACTTGTTCAGCTTCACAAAATTAAGGGAAATAATTGTGTAAGCTAAATCGCCAAGCCAAAACAGCTAGAGTTTGTTAATCACATATGTAATGCAAGACAAATATGGCACGGGGTGAGCAATGCCACAGAATAAAACGCAAGGCCGGACGATTTTAGAATGAGGATCACACTCTTGAGCATCAGTTAATGTTCAAACATGTAGATTTAGTTGGTTAGCATCTTCTGCAAGAAAATGACGAACCTACTTACGTTATGTCGATGGTACTTGTCCTGACTTAATTCTAGTCCATTttcgaaacaaaacaaaacaagaatCTAGTTCATTTCGTGCAAACTAATCCAATTCTAGTACGTACTTCTTTGGATGTGCTAGCTGTTAATTAATCCTATATTATTCGTTCTAAGCGATCAACTAAGTTCACCTGTTCAATTCGAATTAAAATCTTTCTGACGATGCACGTTAATCTtcttatactactccctccgttccgaattacttgtcaaaatggatgtatctaaaactaaaatacatctagatacattcattttcgcgacaagtaattccgaacggagggagtatatggtacGGTGATGTAGGAAGACAATTAATCTTGTTAACATGCCACGAAATGCATGGGAGGGAAAGACAGTTAATCTTCTTAACATGCCACCAAATGGGAGGGTTTAGGTAAGGATCATCTCTTACGGGTGCAGGAAGTGCTCGAAGAGCCAGGCTCGGAGGACGGAGACGGCGCGCTCCGGCAGGCCGCGCtgcggccgccacgggtggctctcgaGCATGCCGGACTGGTACGCCTTGTGCTGCCTGAGGCACTGGTCCAGCGCCCGCAGCCGCGGCGTCTCCCCCTTGGTCATTCCGGGCACGGCGGCCCCCGCGTCCTTCTCCCCCAGCGCCCCGCGCACCGCCCGGACCTGCGCGGCCACCCCGTCCCTCACGCTCCGGAAGTGCCTGGAGATGGTCCGCGACGCCATCCTCGTGTACACCGCCGCCGCGCGCTGACCCGCCACCGCCTCGAAGGACGCCGCCACCGCCCGCATCTGCTCCCGGTACCTCCTGTACCTCCTGTCCACCTGCATGCCATAGAATCAAACACAGGGCGTGCTTCATTATGCTTACAAGTCACCGTGAAGAAACAGCTGCGAGGAAATTCTGATCGCTGTAGCTAGCTTTTCTCGTGCAACAGTGTTTGACTCTTGATCTTGACTAGCTCTAGCTGTGCGTGCCTAGCTAGTACGAGGCTACAGACACCTAAGCTAGCTAGGACTCTGACGGCACCAGGCCGCACAGCACCTACCTATGAATTGGACTGTAGATCGAAGTGTGCAGTAACATAAGAAAGGCAACGAAAGGAGTAAATGCGTGAGTCGATAGATGGCCATGAGCCCGCCCATGACGGATGAAACGGTCGAAGGTAGGGGGAGAGTGGAGAAGTGGCCTGCGCAAGCGCAGAGATTTCTTGCGTCGCCATGGTGCAATGGTCTGTGAGACTGCGAGTCCATGCATGCAGAGGGATAGAGTCATGGAGAGAGAAAGATAGTGGGGAGTGGGCGTAGGGGTCGCATGCCCAGTGCAGACACCTAGTAGCTAGACCTGCAGCGACCGAGGCGAGGGGAAGGAATAGAGGTTTCCAAAAGCGGACGGTGAGGCCCAGGAGGGAATCACCCCCACTGTGCTACTCCCAGGAACCCTCCTTGGGCAAGCCATAATGGAACTGCGAGTGCCACTCCACTCGCCTGCAGCCTTTTAGATTTCCAAGAGGCTGGTGCAGTTCCTGACGAACGCAAGGCTTGACCCGTGATCGATGATCGGTCGAGTGATCCAGCGTGAGCGGTGGTGGTTATCGTCAATCGACATGTTAATTAGCTATGCAAACCTCTTCGATCATGGTGTACAGCTTGGCCTTGAGCCTCTGCAGCTCGGCGGCGTCCATGCTCTGGATCTGCGTCGACGACGGCGGCCAGGAGGCGGAGGACGACGAGCCGTGCTCTTCTTGCGCCGGCTTCTTGGGCGCCTTGCTGTCGGTGTCCGCGGGGATGCTGCAGAACTCCTGCAGGAGCTGCTGCGTCGGCAGCAGGAACCGGGACCCGCGCAGCTGCCAGCCGCTGCCGGCGCCTTGCACCTGCCATGCCGCCGGCGCCGTCTGCTGATGCTGCTGCAGCCGGGGCTCGCCGCCGCCGAGCTGGTGGTGCAGCATGAACGACGACGACCCGGCGTCCGGCTGCCCGTGGAGCGACAGCGACAAGGGAGCCTGGCCCATCTGcagctgctggtggtggtggtgatgctgcTCGCCGCGAAAGAAGCTGATGGTAGACGAGCCGTCGACGTCGACGTCAAGCGCGGCCTTGCTCTGCGCGGACGTCGCCTCGCCGGCCGGCGCCATGCCGAAGCCCCTGGCCCCGAACATGTCCACCCCGGAGTGATGATGGTGCAATCCGCCGCCATACATCTGATGCTCCGCACGGGCGTCCACCTCCGGCACGAGCGTGACGCCGCCCCCGTTGCTCCCCGTCGCCGCGAAGTAGTCGGCGTACCCTACTAGGCTGGGATCGTGCGCCATCTTTATACTGGAGCTCCGCTCCCGCGCGCGCGGCCGGCCGGGCCAGGCGCTCCGTTAATCAATCTATGGACGGGCGACGGCACGGGAAAGAAAGCTAGCTCAGAAACGAAAAGTGGAGCAGTAAAGCAAGACAAGGGCGGGCGAGCACCGAGAGGGAGGGGAAGGGAAATAAAGAAAGGGATGGAGACGCACCTTTGCGCAAAGAGGAGCTGAGGGCCATATCTTTCTGGGGAGGAGACGTGCGATGGGAATgagattggtggatgggatgggatGTTTGCAGCAGCAGGAGATCGACCGAGGAAAGAGGAGGCAAGCTCGCTCGTACACTGCACTTGATCGTACCGCCCGCCCATACCAATACCAGTACCTACCTAGCACTACCATCGCCAGGAGTATAGCCACGCTAGATTGCTATAGCTCCACTACAAGTACACACAGCCACAGGGAGGACGGTGGCACTGGCACCCAACGAGCTGAGTCGAGTCGAACGCACGGTCATTTGCTTGGGCTAGGAGAGGGAGCAAAAGTGTGACGGAGGCGCTGGGCGTTCGTTTGGTTGGGCAGGGCACGCACACGGCTCCCGGAAATGAAAAACGCGGTGGTTGCGGCGTCGAGCTCCCGGTCGCTCGCTGGCTCGCCTCTCGCTGCTGCAACTTGGGCTGATCTAGCTGCAAACCTCCGGGAGGGAAGGGGGCGCTGCACGCTGGCCGCTGGCGCCGACGACGTCTGGTCCGGGGGCAGCAGTGGTCCACGTACGGCCAGTCGTCGACGGACCAACTAATCGCCACTGGGAAAACTGGCCTATTGGGCAGGACGGAGCCGCGCGCGGGGACCACCACGGGTGTCGCCGTCGCGCATCTCCCGGGTTGCTTGCTCGCTAGTCTGGTGGATTTTGTATGTGTGAGAGGGAGATCTCCTGGGCTATGTATTTTACTACTCTCGCACCGTTGTTTTCTCCAGTGCCGACGTAGGCGGGCGCGAGAGCAAGAGGGTGTGAAAACATGAGTTGGACTAGAGGGAGGGTGTGTCGTTTTTGCTACGGATTGGTCGATAAACCAAGAATCATCCATACGATTGGTTGAAAAATCCTTTATTTacacccaaaaaagaaaaaaacgaccCTTTATCTATGTATTGCTGAGAGGGAGTGGTATTACCGCATTCCATGCTATGCGTGTTGCATTTTAGGTCGTATTTACATGCGAGGGATTGATACAGCTGGGTGTAGGGCAACTCCTACTGGCCCACGCAAACCGATGTGAATTTTGTCTGTTTTTTATCCATTTGGGACGCCGTTTTGGACAGCGTCCGCCCATTCGTGTTTTAGGGGGCCTTCATTCCGTCCAGTTTTGAGTGGTCAGTGCGCCCACGCGCTGACAAATTTTCGTCCGTGCAGCCGGTTTGCGGTCATATTTTTTAGTTCTTTTTTGCATACATATGGTAAACATTGCCCAAAGTTTGCATAACTCGACCAATACAAATATCATAGTTCTACAACCAAATAAAATCTCACAGTTTACAAACAGAATGAAATTTATATTGTCATAAATACACTTGAAAGAAAAGAgccgatacatctattggttgccaagttAAGCCCACATATACTCAGTCAAATCATCTTGTAGTTGAACGTGAGTTGCCCAATCACGCATTTGATGATGAGATTCGGTGAACTGTGTAACCACAATGTCCTACCGCCTCTCACGCCCTACTCGCATAATTCAACCAAAATGTCCTCATTGTCGAACAACGAATCGTCCAAATCGCAAATGAAGTTGTTGAAAAAGTACTCATCGCCACTATCCATTTTCTACCTTGCGGACGAAACGTCGAACACCTTGTTGGCGtggtgtgtaagtgcatctagtgtcaccccttgttggttttggagtattgacgacaaacttggttaagagactaatgtgtttgtgagatacACAGGAGAACACAGATAAAAGTCCATGGAGATTCGATTTACCCATCAAAGATGACCTATAAAAATGTATATGAAGAtactgaagataatggtggtacacAAAGACTTTTGCTTAAAGACAATGGAGCGCGAAGACATAGTCTTTTGGTAGTTTAATTTTCTTCTTTCttcagtcataggaaccactgtactgttaagtgaggTCGAGGTAAACAAAGTCAGAAATTGACGTGATACTCAACCTAAAATCATATGTCTTCTAGTGAAGACAATGGGAGAAAACCTCTTCCAGAGTTggttgagtcagctttgcttgtagcccaagtcaagttgccgcgtgtgtttgaaatatgaTCGTTCGTGTCGGTTGGCCATTGACCCAGGGTCTGTTCGTTCATATCATGTCGTGTTGCTAcctagctataaatagccaccccctccaCCATAAGTTGGTGGCTGCTTCGAGTtattgcatggcttttgtcgtttgagagcaacccacccccaaagcctttgagagagaggaaTTCCTGCGAGGAAaaacccaaacacccagagcccaaagtgattgagcatcactgaagccaTTTTGTTCTGCATgaactgaagacttgttacacttgaaaaCTATGAtcttccagccggttaggtgtcgtgctctgagcatccaagagtcattgtggattgctgatGAATAAagtgtgtgaaggtttggaagtctatctTGAAGACTTGCATGAGTGATTGGCCGTCGTCTAGAGTGACCTTAGCTTAAGGAAATAAGGTAAAGActaggtcttctgagttcaattcgAGCCTTCCTAACTAGATGTACAGCTGTCACAACAGCTAAAATTGGTCAAACAAACCACATGTCTTCTCCGAGCAGGTTCTATCACTTCACCCCTTTACTTACTGTTTAGCTTTGTGAAGTCTTTGCTTGCTCATTCTTGAATGTGCAACTgatccccaggtggttttggtaattaataacaacatatatgtcATTGATCTAATGAACATTGATGATAGATTTCAGAAAATATCAacaattggcatggcatggactaatgGATTTGCACCCCTCAAAATGTGAAGGATAAGAATTGGCTgccccaagactctacatttttagtTTAGTGATCCAAGCTCACATTGAGTCCCTTAGGAAAGCCAATATTATTAAATGGGATGAGGTATTGCTGATTAGGTTGTTGCTCAAAGTGCATAGTGGTATTGCTCAAAAAACCCTCCATCACTTTTCCAAAATCACATATGTCCAAACCCTAATTcatcatttcggtcccaccgatacaACCTACTCTAGAGCCACCGAGATGACCCTTCTATTTCCACAGCCAAAACCCTAACAAATCGGTCTGACTGAATtggttctcggtcccaccgagagggCCTTGCCAAGTTTCTGTAATGAAGTCGTTTCATTTCAAAATCATCGAGATGAAACGATCAGAATTACCGAGACGCAGCTTTGCCCTAGCCATTGCATTTCGTCCCACCGAGATGGTataatcggtctcaccaaaaagCCTAATGGTAAAGTCTTTTGcactagtcggtctcaccgagattttcATATTGGTGCCACTGAGTTGGGTCAAACACTTGTGAAGGTTAGATTTTTGGtgttgcctatttatacccccccccaccaccactacTTACTCTCTAAGAGAGCCATTGGAATGAAACACAACTTccatcattcattttctgagagagaaccatctactcatgtgttgagatcaagagattccattcctaccatttgaaccttgatttctagccacttcaagttgctttccacttcaatccttctcctacccaagccaaatctatgagagagagagagattgagtgtcgaggagactatcatttgaagcacaatagcaaggaggtcatcaccaacacaacatctattaccttttggggagtgatgtctcctagattggttaggtgtcacttgggagcctccaagatcatgtggacttgaaccaaggagtttgtaagggcaatgagatcgcgtacttcgtgaagatctacccgagttagGTTAGTCTTTCATGGACGGAAGCTATGGTAgaatagacaatgttgcttctttatggacccttcgtgggtggagcctgatacgtctccaacgtatctataattttttattgttccatgctgttatattatcattcttggatgttttatattcattttataagaactttatatcattttttgggactaacctagtgacatagtgcccagcgccagttgctgtttttgctagttttttacttcgcaaaatatccatatcaagCGGAGTACAAACgcggcgaaactttttggagatttttttccgaAAAGACAaattgggagccaaggaagtgcaGGGGGGAGGCCTCTGTGGTCCACAAGGCACTAGGGCGTGCCAGAGGCCCCgggtgcgccctagtgggttgtggggcTCATGGGTGTCCTCTCCACTGCCTCtacgctctataaatacccaaatattccagaaaacctAGGAGAGTCGACAAAAAACAATTCCAACCGCCGCAAGTTTCaaaaccacaagatccaatctagagcccttatTCGGCACCTTGAGGGAGGGggaaacgatcacggaggggttcattatcctcattggtgctcctccgatgatgcgtgagtagtttaccacagacctgcgggtccgtaggcagtagctagatggcttcttctctctttttgatcctcaatacaatgttctctcgatgttcttggagatctatttgatgtaatgactttttgcggtgtgtttgttgggatccaatgaattgtcagtttatgatcagatctatctatgaatattatttgagtcttctttgaactcttatatgcatgatctttatagactcatttttcttctccgaaactttggtttagtttggccaacttgattgatTTTTCTAgcaatgagaagaggtgctttgtgatgggttcgatcttgcggtgctcaatctcagtgacagaagatGAAGTGACACACatatatcattgctattaaggataaaatgatgaggtctattcctacatgaatagatcctgtctacatcatgtcatcattcttattgcattacttcatttctccatgaactgaatacactagatgcatgctggataccggtcgatgtgtggagtaatagtagtagatgcaggcaggagttggtctactaatcttggacgtgatgcctatatacatgatcattgccttggatatcgtcataattatttgctcttctatcaatttcccaacagtaatttgtttacccaccatatgctattttctcaagagaagccactagtgaaatttacgaccccccgggtctatttcctatcatactaTTTTAAGATttgttattccaaaaacccaaaaataccttgctacattatttatttatttattttatttcttgttttttctagatctatttatccaatctcacacaatttaattgtgacgcccgggtaatcaagctacagtaaccctctggtaatgatgccatgtcaccacgattaccgttgctaatctcgtgttagttcagaaccgatccaaattcaaatttgaattaaagtcaaacaataaaagtttcaattgtcaaatctaaaatgtttaaattgtagcaaataaatcatagatgattatgatggagaaaccacacctatataaaatgtttaaatactacaaGATGAATAAAAgggtagcaaaaacaattatttaaattccttttgtaattaataaaatttcaaactaatttatttgaggactagaccttttgtgactatggactaagctgaaatactaatttagatactaagtgtatatttttactaaaactaaaataaaaaagtgaaaacaaaacaaaacaaaagaacccCCCGGCTCCCAATGGGCCTCGGCCCACCACACCCAATTGGCCACCAGGCCGCCcgaccagcccacctggcccagccaacCGGCCGACCAACTCCCTCTCCAtaaccccccgaaaccctagccgttcCCCCCGCCGCCCCACTCACTTCCTCACTCCCCTTCGATTGGATctagatcgggaggagcccgataccCTCGCTGCTCCACCCCCTACGTCGATGCCGGCGCCCGGAGCTTCCCCGCCGGCCTGCTTTCCCTCCGTCGCgcgtcttcgtcctcctcctcgacccccGCTGCCCGAACCCCTACGGCCATCGTGAGCCCTCCCTCCTTCTCCTGTTCCCTGCTCGAGGCCGCGCCGCTGCACACACGCATCGCTGCACCGTCCCGCACGCGCCTTGCCCCATGCACCGCGACCCCTCCCTGCGCCGATCGCGCTCTGTCGCGACGTTCACGGCCACTGCACGGCCTCCGCCCATACCCGCGCCCGGAGCTCGCTCCGCTGTGGCCTCGCTCCGCCCGGCGTGCCCCGCGCACGCGCGCCCGAGCCTCGGCTCGCTGCGCCTTGCTCTGCCGCTGCGCTGCTCACCCACAGCTCCGCATCATCCGCGTCGTCACCCCTCGCCTGCGCGCTCGCTGCGCTGGCCACCTCCACTGCTTGTGCGTGCCGCGCCGCTGGACCTCGCCCGCACCTGAGCCGCTTGTCTCCGTCTGCGTCCCGGCTCCCTCTGcctccctcccgccgccggcccCGCCCCGGGCTGCCCTACCTGCCATTGCCCTATTGGCCGCCTCCGCTGGGGCCCCTCGATGGCTGTCGCACCGCGGCCATTCGTCGGTGGCTGTGATGCCCCCgactcaatcgtacactaatcatgcacgcaaatgtgtacgatcaagatcagggactcacaggaagatatcacaacacaactctaaaacataaataagtcatacaagcatcataatacaagccaggggcctcgagggctcgaatacaagtgctcgatcatagacgagtcagcggaagcaacaatatctgagtacagacctaagttaaacaagtttgccttaagaaggctagcacaaactgggatacagatcgaaagaggcgcaggcctcctgcctgggatcctcctaaactactcctggtcgtcgtcagcgggctgcacgtagtagtaggcacctccagtgtagtaggagtcgtcgtcgacggtggcgtctggctccagggctccagcatctggttgcgacaaccagaaagaaaggaaagggggaaaagggggggggaagcaaccgtgagtactcatccaaagtactcgcaagcaaggaactacactacatatgcatgggtatatgtgtaaggaggccatatcggtggactgaactgcagaatgccagaataaaagggggatagctagtcctatcaaagactacgcttctggcagcctccgtctcgcagcacgtagaagagagtagattgaagtcctccaggtagcatctccaagtagcatctccagtagcatcgcatagcataatcctacccggcgatcccctcctcatatccctgagggagagcgaccaccggttgtatctggcacttggaagggtgtgttttattaagtatccggttctagttgtcataaggtcaaggtacaactccaagtcgtcctgttaccgaagatcacggctattcgaatagattaacttccctgcaggggtgcaccaacttacccagcacgcttgatcccgtttggccgaacacactttcctgggtcatatgcccggccgcggaagatcaacacgtcgcagccccacctaggctcaacggagaggccagcacaccggtctaaacctaagcgcgcaggggtctgggcccatcgccctgagcacacctgcacgttgcgtacgcggccagtgagcagacctagcaagctccattacaaaggaagttgcgttaacgcagtccaacccggcgcgcgccgctcagtcgctgacgtcacgaagtgcttcggctgataccacgacgtcgggatacccataactactcccgcatagatggttagtgcgtataggctcgtagccaactcatatcaaataccaagatctcgttaagcgtgttaaatatccgcgaccgccgaacagggccaggcccacctgtctcctaggtggtctcgacctgccctgtcgctccgccacaaagatccacacagagggccgtcgggacaaaggtcctttcagcccccaatccgtgaatcactcgcgggtactcttcgagctgacccgactatagtcaccatctgtatagtatgtaagtatgtataatatatacccgtgatcacctcccgagtgatcacggccctatagtatagcaaggcagactgacaagaatgtagggccaaaggtgataaactagcatcctatactaagcatttaggattgcgggtaaggtatcaatgactgtagcagcaatgacaggctatgcatcagaataggattaacggaaagcagtaacatgctacactactctaatgcaagtagtatagagtagaataggcgatatctggtgatcaaNNNNNNNNNNNNNNNNNNNNNNNNNNNNNNNNNNNNNNNNNNNNNNNNNNNNNNNNNNNNNNNNNNNNNNNNNNNNNNNNNNNNNNNNNNNNNNNNNNNNNNNNNNNNNNNNNNNNNNNNNNNNNNNNNNNNNNNNNNNNNNNNNNNNNNNNNNNNNNNNNNNNNNNNNNNNNNNNNNNNNNNNNNNNNNNNNN encodes:
- the LOC119335596 gene encoding BEL1-like homeodomain protein 4; the encoded protein is MAHDPSLVGYADYFAATGSNGGGVTLVPEVDARAEHQMYGGGLHHHHSGVDMFGARGFGMAPAGEATSAQSKAALDVDVDGSSTISFFRGEQHHHHHQQLQMGQAPLSLSLHGQPDAGSSSFMLHHQLGGGEPRLQQHQQTAPAAWQVQGAGSGWQLRGSRFLLPTQQLLQEFCSIPADTDSKAPKKPAQEEHGSSSSASWPPSSTQIQSMDAAELQRLKAKLYTMIEEVDRRYRRYREQMRAVAASFEAVAGQRAAAVYTRMASRTISRHFRSVRDGVAAQVRAVRGALGEKDAGAAVPGMTKGETPRLRALDQCLRQHKAYQSGMLESHPWRPQRGLPERAVSVLRAWLFEHFLHPYPSDVDKHILARQTGLSRSQVSNWFINARVRLWKPMVEEMYAEEMKDKEEGSGGDGGGQSAQQAGDLANPNPAAGSYASEGRGEQKPTRAQLHQLHDAGSLASVVSIGQSTDPQGLNFGMMDHLDFDAYEAATAGFGNGVSLTLGLQHQQQQQHHHGGVNVAAFADASPSSSSAAHGGAAEFLFMAGEGAHPSANGQFGAGMGSGADVASQYHRGLGGFHLLRDLAG